The Methanorbis rubei genome includes a region encoding these proteins:
- a CDS encoding Coenzyme F420 hydrogenase/dehydrogenase, beta subunit C-terminal domain, producing the protein MSAKGDMFYAWTNSCDIKGECGGAVISLLKYALENKLVDVVLTVRKGVDVYDPQPVFITNAADLDACAGSLHCGTLLMPKLIKKYLNGAKDIRVAVTCKGCDAKALLELAKRQQINMDNVISIGLNCGGSVSPQPARRMIAEKYGVDPNSVVKEEIDKGKFIIMTADGQHKGIAIDELEEEGYGRRKNCQRCETKVPRQCDLACGNWGVVGDKAGKATFVEVCSEKGAMLFDGAVKAGAISSSA; encoded by the coding sequence ATGTCAGCAAAAGGCGATATGTTCTACGCATGGACGAACTCCTGCGATATCAAAGGCGAGTGCGGAGGAGCGGTTATCTCTCTCTTAAAGTATGCACTGGAGAACAAGCTTGTTGATGTGGTCCTCACGGTTCGCAAGGGAGTGGATGTCTACGACCCGCAGCCGGTGTTCATTACGAACGCTGCAGATCTTGATGCATGTGCAGGTTCCCTGCACTGCGGTACGCTGCTGATGCCGAAACTGATCAAGAAGTACCTGAACGGTGCAAAGGACATTCGTGTCGCTGTTACCTGTAAGGGTTGCGATGCAAAGGCACTGCTCGAGCTTGCAAAACGCCAGCAGATCAATATGGATAATGTTATCTCGATTGGTCTGAACTGCGGCGGATCAGTTTCTCCACAGCCGGCTCGCCGGATGATCGCCGAGAAGTACGGGGTTGATCCGAACTCTGTCGTGAAAGAAGAGATCGACAAGGGTAAGTTCATCATCATGACCGCAGACGGTCAGCACAAGGGCATCGCGATTGACGAGCTTGAGGAGGAGGGCTACGGCCGCCGCAAGAACTGTCAGCGCTGCGAGACGAAGGTCCCGCGCCAGTGCGATCTTGCATGCGGTAACTGGGGTGTTGTCGGTGACAAGGCCGGTAAAGCCACTTTCGTTGAGGTCTGCTCTGAGAAGGGTGCAATGCTCTTTGACGGTGCGGTGAAGGCAGGAGCGATCAGCTCGTCTGC